In the genome of Loxodonta africana isolate mLoxAfr1 chromosome 16, mLoxAfr1.hap2, whole genome shotgun sequence, one region contains:
- the LOC100675653 gene encoding cytochrome P450 2C30-like isoform X2, whose protein sequence is MDLFIILVICLSCLILLSLSTQSYAKGKLPPGPTPLPIVGNILQLNFKNISKSLSALTKDYGPVFTVHFGMKPTVVLHGYEAVKEALIDRAEEFSGRGVLPVADKVSQSYGIVFSNGEKWKQTRRFSLVILRNMGMGKKTIEDRVQEEALCLVEALKKTNEFPCDPSFLLGCVPCNVICSIIFQNRFEYSDEKLVTLINYFHENFSIVSTPWIQEKHSKQSEFTMDNLVTTVWDLFTAGTETTSTTIRYGLLLLLKHPEVTAKVREEIDLVVGRHRSPCMQDRSSMPYTDAVVHEIQRYIDLIPTNLPHMVTQDIQFREYFIPKDTSVLVSLTSVLHDAKEFPNPEQFDPGHFLDKSGNFKKSNYFMPFSAGKRVCAGESLARMELFLILTNILQHFTLKPLVDPKDIDTTPVDNGLGTVPPSYKLCFIPV, encoded by the exons ATGGATCTCTTTATCATCCTGGTGATTTGCCTTTCTTGTTTGATTCTCCTTTCTCTATCGACTCAGAGTTATGCCAAAGGGAAGCTTCCACCAGGCCCCACTCCTCTCCCAATTGTTGGAAATATTCTACAATTAAATTTTAAGAACATCAGCAAATCGTTAAGTGCG CTAACCAAAGATTATGGTCCTGTGTTCACCGTGCATTTTGGCATGAAGCCCACTGTGGTATTACATGGATATGAAGCAGTAAAAGAAGCTCTGATTGATAGAGCAGAGGAGTTTTCTGGCAGAGGAGTTTTACCAGTGGCTGACAAAGTCAGCCAGAGCTATG GAATTGTTTTTAGCAATGGAGAAAAATGGAAGCAAACTCGACGCTTCTCCCTCGTGATTCTGCGGAATATGGGGATGGGAAAGAAGACTATTGAAGACCGAGTTCAAGAGGAGGCCTTGTGTCTAgtggaagcattaaaaaaaaccaatg AATTTCCCTGTGACCCTAGTTTCCTCCTGGGCTGTGTTCCCTGCAATGTGATCTGCTCCATCATTTTCCAGAATCGTTTTGAATACAGTGATGAAAAATTAGTAACCTTGATAAACTATTTTCATGAAAATTTCAGTATTGTAAGCACCCCCTGGATTCAG GAAAAACACAGTAAACAGTCTGAATTCACCATGGACAACTTAGTCACTACAGTGTGGGACCTGTTTACTGCGGGAACAGAAACAACGAGCACCACAATCAGATACGGACTTCTGCTTTTGCTGAAGCATCCTGAGGTCACAG CTAAAGTCCGAGAAGAGATTGACCTTGTGGTCGGCCGACACCGGAGCCCCTGCATGCAGGACAGGAGCAGCATGCCCTACACGGATGCTGTGGTGCACGAGATCCAGAGATACATTGACCTTATCCCCACCAATCTGCCCCATATGGTGACCCAGGACATTCAATTCAGAGAATACTTTATCCCCAAG GACACATCCGTACTGGTATCTCTGACTTCTGTTCTGCATGACGCCAAAGAATTTCCTAACCCAGAGCAGTTTGACCCTGGCCACTTCCTGGACAAAAGTGGCAACTTTAAGAAGAGTAACTACTTCATGCCTTTTTCAGCAG gaaaaAGAGTTTGTGCTGGAGAGAGCCTGGCCCGCATGGAGCTGTTTTTAATCCTGACCAACATTTTACAACATTTTACCTTGAAACCTCTGGTTGATCCAAAGGATATTGACACCACCCCAGTTGACAATGGTTTAGGCACTGTACCACCCTCGTACAAGCTCTGTTTCATTCCAGTCTGA
- the LOC100675653 gene encoding cytochrome P450 2C21-like isoform X1 — MDLFIILVICLSCLILLSLSTQSYAKGKLPPGPTPLPIVGNILQLNFKNISKSLSALTKDYGPVFTVHFGMKPTVVLHGYEAVKEALIDRAEEFSGRGVLPVADKVSQSYGIVFSNGEKWKQTRRFSLVILRNMGMGKKTIEDRVQEEALCLVEALKKTNEFPCDPSFLLGCVPCNVICSIIFQNRFEYSDEKLVTLINYFHENFSIVSTPWIQLYNAFPSVIHYLPGSHNKLFKNIDGQKKFILEKIQEHQESLDLNNPRDFIDYFLIKMEQEKHSKQSEFTMDNLVTTVWDLFTAGTETTSTTIRYGLLLLLKHPEVTAKVREEIDLVVGRHRSPCMQDRSSMPYTDAVVHEIQRYIDLIPTNLPHMVTQDIQFREYFIPKDTSVLVSLTSVLHDAKEFPNPEQFDPGHFLDKSGNFKKSNYFMPFSAGKRVCAGESLARMELFLILTNILQHFTLKPLVDPKDIDTTPVDNGLGTVPPSYKLCFIPV; from the exons ATGGATCTCTTTATCATCCTGGTGATTTGCCTTTCTTGTTTGATTCTCCTTTCTCTATCGACTCAGAGTTATGCCAAAGGGAAGCTTCCACCAGGCCCCACTCCTCTCCCAATTGTTGGAAATATTCTACAATTAAATTTTAAGAACATCAGCAAATCGTTAAGTGCG CTAACCAAAGATTATGGTCCTGTGTTCACCGTGCATTTTGGCATGAAGCCCACTGTGGTATTACATGGATATGAAGCAGTAAAAGAAGCTCTGATTGATAGAGCAGAGGAGTTTTCTGGCAGAGGAGTTTTACCAGTGGCTGACAAAGTCAGCCAGAGCTATG GAATTGTTTTTAGCAATGGAGAAAAATGGAAGCAAACTCGACGCTTCTCCCTCGTGATTCTGCGGAATATGGGGATGGGAAAGAAGACTATTGAAGACCGAGTTCAAGAGGAGGCCTTGTGTCTAgtggaagcattaaaaaaaaccaatg AATTTCCCTGTGACCCTAGTTTCCTCCTGGGCTGTGTTCCCTGCAATGTGATCTGCTCCATCATTTTCCAGAATCGTTTTGAATACAGTGATGAAAAATTAGTAACCTTGATAAACTATTTTCATGAAAATTTCAGTATTGTAAGCACCCCCTGGATTCAG ctCTACAATGCTTTCCCTTCTGTCATACATTATCTCCCAGgaagtcataacaaattatttaaaaatattgatggtcaaaaaaagtttattttagaGAAAATACAGGAACACCAAGAATCCTTGGATCTCAATAACCCTCGGGACTTTATTGACTACTTTCTGATTAAAATGGAGCAG GAAAAACACAGTAAACAGTCTGAATTCACCATGGACAACTTAGTCACTACAGTGTGGGACCTGTTTACTGCGGGAACAGAAACAACGAGCACCACAATCAGATACGGACTTCTGCTTTTGCTGAAGCATCCTGAGGTCACAG CTAAAGTCCGAGAAGAGATTGACCTTGTGGTCGGCCGACACCGGAGCCCCTGCATGCAGGACAGGAGCAGCATGCCCTACACGGATGCTGTGGTGCACGAGATCCAGAGATACATTGACCTTATCCCCACCAATCTGCCCCATATGGTGACCCAGGACATTCAATTCAGAGAATACTTTATCCCCAAG GACACATCCGTACTGGTATCTCTGACTTCTGTTCTGCATGACGCCAAAGAATTTCCTAACCCAGAGCAGTTTGACCCTGGCCACTTCCTGGACAAAAGTGGCAACTTTAAGAAGAGTAACTACTTCATGCCTTTTTCAGCAG gaaaaAGAGTTTGTGCTGGAGAGAGCCTGGCCCGCATGGAGCTGTTTTTAATCCTGACCAACATTTTACAACATTTTACCTTGAAACCTCTGGTTGATCCAAAGGATATTGACACCACCCCAGTTGACAATGGTTTAGGCACTGTACCACCCTCGTACAAGCTCTGTTTCATTCCAGTCTGA